GGAGAAGTCTAGAAGAATACAGATTATTTGGTGGCTCCTTCCTGGTAGTAAATTGACATAACTACATGTCCCAGAATCCCCAGCTTTTTTCCTCAACCAATCAGGATGCACGTAAAATATCACGTGATAATCCAGCCCAGTTCATGTGTGAGTGACTTCCACTAGTCAATGGTTGCTTAGCTATTTGGACTGGAGAGTGGACTGGATAAAACAGTTCCTCGTTGAAGATTATCAGGAAAACGATCTATCCAGTAGatacatggacaagtctacttaCTCTACATGGTGCATGATTCATCCGTTGCTTTAGATTTGCCTCCACACACCTCCACAACAGGTAAACTCATGCTACACTGCAAGGTTTGTCACTTCGGGACTCTCCTTTTGAGCCTTCAGGGACACTTTGCAAACGCTTTCTATTGCATTTTCTACAGGCAATGTGATGGTAGTACTAACGTTAcatggctaatgttagctagctaCGACTTTGAGTGCACTTACTTTGATTTTAGCTTCAGCTGTCAACTTGCTAGCTAGAAAGAAGTCGTAGTAGCTAGGTAAGTATTGATCAATGTTCAGCTCAAATGCTCTTATTTGATTGGTCAGTGGCTTGAAAGGTCGACCAATAGAAGGGTCAGGTTTAGGGTCagttaacttcctggttggctgAACGAGGTTTGATTGGTCAGTGGCTTGAAAGGTCGACCAATAGGAAGGTCAGGTTTAGGGTCAGTTAActtcctttattttttatttcaaaattacagtatccatagtaacagcagaaaacattaaaaacatttacatacaaaagaagcatagtgaaaacataaacaaagagctgtgccaaacataaaaggacaaccgaaatgaaacaaaaccaacataaaataaaataaaaaaataaagaaaacacaataaaaataaataaatagataatagtaaaaaagagtatgacaataatttcacttaaaaactttaaagatattgcatacattcattgttttcactgcatttttgttttgtgaggaagaaattgttgacagatatagatacatttctttcataaatacaaagaaattaggctttttggggggtaaatttacacttgtgaatgtggaacttcacgagaattaaaattaaattaataataaaaaaaatgcattactgtctttgtcactttAATCATAGcagccaaatataatatttctatagtacagtgcaaaatctgagaaaatgttaacaagtataaaattattgacatctttccacaattcacatgtatatttacaggaccagaataaatgagagcaagtttcaggatgtgattcaTCAGTTAACTTCctggttttcttttttgtttgttttgtttttttaactctattctttctttttatcattattattattattattattattattattattattattattattattattatttattttcttaattttatttcaattttgaatgttgaagttgttttctctagtggacttaatgagtttgtttataagctcatctacttaaaaattggtttataaactattgtaattacgaattGTAAATtgtatatatgaaaacaaccttgaaaaagggaataaaataaagtataaaaaaagaaatgatcaTGTGAATCTACAActgtatttcatgtttttttaacattacgaACCATTCATGAATGTTAACACAATGCTTCAGGGTTAAAACCGGTTGGAAGAGACAGTGTTGGCTTGTCACAATGTAAGGAATGAGTTGCGACATCAGCAGACGTTTTCTAAATAAGAGAGCTATTGTAAAAGCTAGTAAGTCACTCATTTCTCACATACCAACAAACATAACAGAGCTCCTAAAATATAGACACTGCAAAAATGTTGTTATCAAATCTGTATTTTGTAAACTCTGACTACTATCTTATCAGTAACTACAAACCATGCATGGTATGCTGATAGTGATGCAAAAGTGATAAACATGATCAGTTTGTTAGACAAGACTAAAACTTGTGTTGCCAAAGTGTTGTTAATATTCTTAGCAAGTCAGtagttattattaacataaataattgtaattatcagcaaaataattacttataaaatgaatgatttgtAACTATATATGCAACTATTTTTAAAGTCTAATCTTTTGTTTTCAATTCTTTATTTAGAGGATAGATAAGAACATCTCGCCAACTATAAAGAAATAGCTTTTCAGTTACCAAGTGCACTAGTAGTCTGCAACAAACGAGCATCATACTGTATCTTgatctatgacttttttttaaaaagaatatcgacatactatgacgttttttttttacttttttcgacatgctatactatgatatttttatgactcttttcaacataatatactataactTCACTTTTTTATACCATGAGGTTTTTTCCCAGTTatccttttttttaacaatataaaTCCTATACAATTTCAATAACTATATACATTCTAAAAAGAGGGATGTATAGTAACAAAGAtgtacattaacattaacaccACCACAGTGGATATGTACATTTGTTAACTCCATAAAGTGTGGCCGTGACTGTCGTACATAAGAAACCCATTTGGACCATAAACCTAGTTCTGAACTAGTTTGATCCAGTTTTCTGTGTGTCTTCTCTTCCGTGTCATGCCCTGATCCGGTCTCTTCATCGTGTAGTTTTGTTTAAAGAAAAGTCTTTGCATGTTAAGCActaaatattttctttattgaGAACATGTTTGAGAAAGTGTATTGTTAGCATTGTAATCTGGTTCTAATGTAAtccaaaaaaaatcactgcCTCAACTGCCACTGTTTCtgacctttttttccctttcaacCTTTCCCAGCGTTTACCCACCCCCTAACAGTGACTCAGCAGATACTGTGACGACCCTGATTCCCTGTGGTAACATGTCCATGTTCAGCACGGGCATCCTTGTGCTGACGTCTCCTCTCCACACCCTCCCCTTGCGCATCGCCCCAGTGCTCAGCTCGGCCGCTCAGCTAGTAGAGCGCACGCTGTATGTCCACCTCCACCCCGGGCTGAACCTGGGCAGCGAGAGCCAGTCGCGACCAGTTTTCATTCCACCGGTAGTGGACCTGTCCACGTTCATCGCCCGCCTTTACAGCAACGCAACTGATGTGTGCGGCCACCTGGATGTTCGTGTTTTGCTGACCAATGTTCGCGCTCCGTCAGCCACCTCCAGCGGGATCCCAAACTGCCCCTTCCCCACGCCACAATTTCTGTCTCACTCCCCGGAGGTGGTGCTCACAGACTTTCCTCTGCAGGACCCGGGTCAGGCCCATCAGGTTACGAAGCGTCTGCAGAGGTACATGGGCCACTGCTACGTGTGTAGCCCCGCCCTGCCGTCAGTGCTGCTTCACCCACAGCTAATGAGACtgctggaggaagaggaagagctgGAAGAGCCTGAAGAAAGGGCAGAACCTTTGGAGACCTACGGCGACGTGGTTGTAGGGGGGACGTTTGACCGGCTCCACGGGGCCCACAAGACGCTGCTCAACATCTCATGCCTGCTAGCCAATAGAAGGTTCCTTATTGGTGTGTGTGACCAAGCGATGCTGAAAAGTGagtagttcattttcagtattgCCATTCAGGAAAGTGTATTCATGTAATTTCTCTGACATGCTTTTCTTTTCCGACTTTAGGAAAAGTGCTAAaggagctggtggagccctACTCTCTGCGAGTCCAGAGACTACAGGAGTTTCTGGAAGACATCAAACCCTCGCTGCAGGTGGAGATCGTGCCCCTCGACGACCCCTTCGGAGTGTCAGTGGTTGACCCCTTGCTGCAGTGCATTGTGGTTAGCGAGGAGACTAGGAAGGGAGGCGAGGCTGTGAACAAGAAACGCATTGAGAACGTAAGTTAGGAAATCCACGATACGCCTTTCCCGTTGACTTTTCCCCAGTTGGTTGGACTGTGTCCCAGTCCATAGTTTACTGCAACGGACTGGGACACAGTCCATACATCTAAAGCCGCCCACACATGATCAGCTGTAAAATGGTTCTGTgctggctgtgccattgttttcctatggggagAGCCGTGCCGCCCGACTCGGTGGCAGCGCTATCTTTGGCTTGGCGCACTAAAGTTCatattatttcaactttgaccttggttgccgctgacctttcaaagtgcAACCAATGACATAACAGaagcaactgttgttgttgcctagaaacagtgaatgccATTCCTTGCACACTTTTCAATGATATATTGGTCAGTAAAGAGCAAATGTCTTATCATGTGCAGGCAGCTTTAACGTACAAAAACGTACTCTCTTATTAgtgttttgacattttctaCAGCTGATTTAGAAATGTTTGTAATAAAATGATAGTATGATTTAAGGTTTTTTTTGGGCAGATTCTTTACCAACAATTAAAATTGTATGCCACAGATGGTCCTTTTTAACATATGCTTATTTCAATATCATGTAGCAATAGTACAGTTTTTAGgcctggtggtcaaaggtcaaggtcactgtgacctcacaaaacattttttttggccataactcaagcattcatatgctaattatgtcaatttcacacaaatgtctaataggataaaattatGTAATGATGAGATTTGGGACAGACATGGATTAGTTGGTGGAGACATGCAACTGCAAGGCGGTACTTGTAGATTTAATGTAGGTCTGTCCTTTTATCTTTTCATATGTCAGGAGATATCTACTGTTGCCTTCTACACAGCACATTTTATTACATAACTGTTCTCATCTCTCGTGCCAGGTTCTATTTCTGACAGTGAGTGAGCTTTACTAAACACTAAACAGTCCTAGTGTACATTTTAATCCTTGTTCAGATCCAGATATAGGCGACCCTAGCTTGGGTACGCATTGGCAGCACATATCTGAGGTGTTGTGTTCTCTGTTTCCTGAATCAGGGCCTTCCACCTCTCGTCCTCCATGAGATCCAGCTGCTTAAAGACGCCCACCACacggagacggaggaggagaagatcAGCTCCTCCAGTCTACGCTCTCGTCTGCTGGGCACCCTCCTCACCCCGCCCAATGTAGGTCATGTTTAAAAATCTTTCCATTTTGATAAGGGCTTTCAATGCATATATAGTTGTATACTGTATCtatgatgaagaagaaaacatcTCCTACAATTTAGATTTtatgttaaaaatatatataatttaacaaAGACATCAGTTAAAGTCGTTTTCATTCCTGTTTAATTGAAATTCATTTTCAAGTGTTAAAGTAGCTCTGCACAGCCTCCAGTCATGAAAAAGTATTTGCCAAATCAGTCATGCTCTAAAGTTCATTTGATTTGTATTCACTCACTGACAAACACAGCAAAACATTTAACTCTGCCAGTTGTTTTCTCACAGCATTTGAGTAGGTGAAGAATAGACGtttcatacaaaacacacagaaacttAAGATACTTCTTAATGTTTAACTGTTCTAACAGGAGCCGTCTTGTCCAGGTAAAAAAGTAACAGCATTTCTTTCCTGCATATGCCAAAGTACAATGTCTTTTTAAAGTATTAAGTAACATAACACCATACTTACATAATGAAAAGAGATAGAATTACAGATTTATGTGTGTTGGGAGTAGACAGACCAGTTCATTAGTTCGCAGGTTCACTGGAAAGGAAGGTGTGGAATGAACATGAGTTGACTTTGTTTGTCCTTACTGATAAAGACTATTGTTATCAGAGAGACAGTGAGCTCCCCTGCAGCGTGGGTGAAGAGTGTCTCTGAGCAGGCCTGACTTGTTTTAGTAGCTCTTAGTGTCACTTGTCAGTGCAAATATACAGTTTTGTCCCATCATCACCTCCACCCATTATTGATGCTATCTCCTGTTTCCTCTACACTAGGACACATCCCATCTCGCTCCTCTTCCGTACGTGATTGGCCTGACGGGAGGCAGCGGCAGCGGGAAGAGCTCCATCGCCAGGCAGCTGGAGGCTTTGGGTGCCGTCCGGATCGACTGTGACAAGCTGGGCCACGAGGTGTACCTGCCCGGCACTGCAGCCTATCACAGAGTGCTGGAAGAATTTGGGTCAGGTGAGGAAACCGTTGTGTGCTGAGAACGGGTTGGGCTACGGTTAGAGATGATACCTCACACACTATCGGTCTACTCTGATGAAATATAGGACGATGATGCACctttgcattgttttttttcctgtccatCCTTGCTTAAAGGATAAGGGAAAAGTTCAGAATAGTAACTGAACGTTTATCGTTTATCTCGAACATGATTTCTCAGACGCCACCAGCGCAATTTCTGATTTTGCtttaaagacacattttgattgtatgttttttttcatcacttttAGATCTTCTGACTGAAGATAAAACCATCAACAGACGTGCATTAGGAAGAAAGGTTTTTGGAAACCAGGTAATATGAGTAGTGTTTCAGCACATCAGGACATTGGAGATGACATGTCAAACTACATCACTGTGTAGCGACAATTTACCAAAGGTGCTGTTTTTCATGCAGGAGCGGTTAAAAGCGCTAACAGACATTGTTTGGCCTGAGATTGCACTTCTGGTGAAGAACAGAATCAGCCAAGCCAGAGGGGAAGGTACTGTATGGACTTATATGTATTAATCTTAGTACTGTAGATGTTGCTAAACATCTCcgtattttatgtttatacatTCGTTTCCTTTAGCCAGGCTAATGTACTGATCTTATTGACGTATATACACGGATGATCAAGAAACTCTGTCCTCGCTTTGTACTAGAAGAGATTTCTCATGTGATCCTTTGCTCTTTGCAGGtaaacaggtgtgtgtgttggatgcAGCCGTTCTACTGGAGGCCGGCTGGACAGACATGGTCCACGAGGTCTGGGTCACCGTCATCCCTGAGGAGGAGGTAATCTGTTTGCACCCGCAGTCCTCAATACAACAAACATGGAGTCACATTGGCCTGAGtgattgtgaaaaaaatataaggACGTAAACAGTGACGAGTCCAAGGTGAAGAGTTAAAGTTAAGTTGACATTTCTGGTGGTTGAAGGGCTGTGTGGGTATCACCGTGCAGTACTTTCTACCCCCACTGGGGGGCGCCAAAGttggacatttttaaattacacacacacaacaatatAAACCCTCACCTAGTTAACGTGACCCACCTGCATTCCCTTGTTTCCCCTCCCCTCTCAAGGCTGTGTTAAGGATAACGGAGCGAGACGGCGTGACCACAGAGGACGCCCTGCGCCGGCTGCAGAGCCAGTGGTCCAACAGCAAGCAAGTCGGGCACGCCAACGTGGTGCTCAGCACGCTGTGGGAGCCGGAGGTCACTCGGAAACAGGTCAGACACTCGTCCTGCCATCAGTATAGAGTCTTCACGTCTGCATTACATGAAATAATTAGATTCTGTGcaaaagaaaaatgcatttttgtaATAATTATCCCACTGTCttatattttaaaaaggtaCTGAAAGCCTGGAATCTCCTTCAGAAGAGAATCTAACAGAGGCAAGAGAGACAGGTGTGAGCGTCTACACCATCTCAGCTGTGACCCGTGCACACAGAACAAGCGCGTGTCACGCCCACGGACACACAAATGACTGATCCACATAAGGAGACGCTGCCTTAGAAAGAAGTTGAGAATGGTTACCGTGCCACTGCAGCAAACGCGACGAGCTCTCTCACTTCTTTGACAAAGACTCAGTGCCTGATTGACTTTCCACAGGATTTTAAACTCTAGTTTTATGTTGAGTTGAAAGatggatgaggaaaaaaaaaagcacttcataaatgatCTCTAACAAAAATGATTTTGGAATTTTAAAGCTGGAATTCACgtttgggattaataaagtgttATCTTATCCTAAGAATTGTAGGTCTGTTTTCATCCAAAGATGTATTTTTTATGAATGCATGCCTTCGAATAGGTACTGTTATTTAAATATGTCCAACAGTCAGCAATCCCAGATCATTTCAAGACCAAACCTCTCTGTAAAGTCTAATATTGTGGGCGGTCACCTTGAAGTTCTGTCCTCGAAGTATAAGTAATATGAATGTAGCTGAGAAAAGCCACTAATGGTAAGAGAAAGGTGAGGTACCGCATTGAAAGATTGTTAAATCACAGAATTAAATGTTGTTTATCTTTGTGGTTTCGGGGTTGGGAGAatattttaacaaaaaacaaaaaacaaggtaCATTATATTTGAGAAATATGTGCAATAGATTAGgatattttgtaaaattacCAGCGTAGTCATGTTGACATACACCGGGCACTGAAAAAGATTGACATAATAGTGAAATTGTATATTGATTGACTAATAAAAGGAAAAAGCTTGTGTAAAAAAAGAGTCAATATCTTTTAATCTATAAATGAAATCTGATGAAAAATCGAGTTCAAATCCAGGACCGAGCTCACATGAACATTCAAATATTCATGTCTCTGAATACACCTGAAAAAGCCAAAAGGGACGAATCCTGATGTGTTTAGCTTCAGATTCTACAGTGAAATTATAAACCAGCGTTTACATGAGAATAAAATACCGCTTCATTTCTTTAGCCATACCTTAATATTACAAGGATTGTCCAACGAAGTCAGTGAAATGTCATTCGGTCACACAGTTTGAGAGAAATATCAAGCGTCTTTGATTTCATTGTCTTGCATGTCATCTGGAAACTCACtggaataaataaattgataaaacattaaatgaaatgttttcaacCCGTGAGTGAGCTCTGCTTTTTCTCTCATTCATTTTAAAGCTTATGaaacaaatgtattttcatttgcTGCTAAAGTTTATAAGAAGTTCAATATGTACTTTCATAAAATAATCAGCATGGACAATTTTATGCTTAATttggatttgaaaaaaaaagtacgtCACTTTCAACcaagtatttttcttttctagAATTCAGCCTTTAATAGTAAtgctttaaaaaacatttgcatttgAACGACATTTAAATGTGCAAAATGTGACTTGTGTGAACGGTGCTGAGCTCAGCCACAGTAACATGATATCACCTTGTTTCAGTGCAACAAACCCATGTGCATTGGTATTTGAACATGCTAACGACACATTAAAAGAATACAGACTTAGTAAGTGCACTAGTAACTGGTGGCTTGTGAGAGAATAGGGCTCTTGGTATGCATGTATAGAAGACAACACAACCCTTTTTGCCTTGAAAGTATGTGTAAGCAGCCTTTTGTGTGGCAGTGAATAACTGTCCATCTGTGTACTGACGTGTCATAAAGTCCCGGCGTTGTCGAACCGTTCACATCAGTCTACTTCTGAAGAGTCTCCTTCCAAATGAAGGAAACTTGTTTTCTCCAAAGTCACATCTCCACTTTCAGTTTGGCGGAGCACATTGCCTCCCCAAGCTTGTTGCCGGCCCTGCACACATAAACCCCCGAGTCAGAGGGCTCCAGATCAGCCAGAACCAGAGAGCAGAGCCCGTCTTCATGTTGCTCCACGGTCACTCTGCCCGACGCAGACACCGGCTTCTCGTTCTGAAGCCACTTCACCTCCGGCTGCGGGTAACCTGGGGTTGAGACAATAAGACAGTACTGCAGAGTTAAGATGGCTGGTCTTCATACAACAAACCACTGTCTATGCaacaaacatgttcaatattcacCAAGCCTATTGCAGTAGCTTTtccattcaaaatgttttaGATAAAGCTGCTCTAAATGTTtaagtttaaaggaatagtttgatattCTGGGAAATATgtgtatttgctttcttgccaagagttagatgagaagaccaCGCGCACAACTATACAGTCTGTACAGTTAATATGAACTTTCAGCCAGCAGCCATTTAACTTAGCTCAGAATGGCGAAGGCATGACCggcctactctgcctctgattggctagtactcgTTGCATTTGTTGGttggattggttaggtttaggcatgaggagtgagattggttagggtaAAAATATCAGGGTGAGCCAATCAGATGCAGAGTAGGACGGATaggaaaacaaaatatatcgTAGCCTggcggtcgtgtctagaaggtatcacccaaattgcgaaactctcgcgagatggttaaggttaggcattgacttcgaatggttaaggttaggaaaggTCGTTTGCAGGGAGTCTCACGAGAgcttttgcaagttttcgcaatttgggGGATTGCTTTGTAGACACGACCCAGCCTGACGCTGTCCAAATGTAACAAAGAACTTCCTGGTTGTCACCATGAGGTTGCCGGGCAACCAGCAGAGTGAGACTATAGGAAGTTTCTGctcaaaataaaacagcatattattTCCACTCTTCGGTTTTGTACAGATTCAACAAAGTAGATGTAACGCAAATTGGTGAGCTTTAAAAAGGGTTTTAGTTATCTTCGGGCAGAGCCAGGCGAGCTGGTCAAAACTGTAAAGTTGTGAACCGTAAAATCAAAAACAATGAGCAGAAAGATTGTGAAACGCTCCACAGAACTGAtgggaactgcagagtcgggtGATAAATATCTGTGGGTTCGTCTGTACGATCGATCCTTTCAAAAACGGGACAATTTAAGCTAATTTTAagatgcatacttgtattttggggtctactaaaacatgtttacatgctttactgttttctcataccggctcttttcaccctctgcctgaaacgctcctgacaactgttgtgattggttaatcgaaccaaactcttcagactctgctccagctccagtctaactagctttatttgagggtgtgccaaactagccggtaggcaggtattatgcaaatgcgtaacttggtgacatcaccacgttacagaagaaaaggcgggacttcaagcaaggcgtttcaggcagttcaggagcagtgtttctgtgggggagattattcaaattcaaaggaaaagtaactccctttggtgtggactttgggctttgtaactttgcagaccttttacatgcacaaagaaacacactaaaggaatatgtcctctttaaaaataCATAGTAATTTGATCCATAGCtcatataaaaacatgaatcaTAGCAGCTTTAAGTTTAGTCGGTTTATGTCTCATTCTACTGCAATCAGAGCATTTTGGAGTCTTTTTCGCTTCCCTTGTAGAATGTGGTGGGCATTATTTAATGAAGTGCAACACAGTTCAGTCACTCTACCATTGACGAGGCACGTTAGCTGAGCTGTTGCTCCTTTGGGGAGGGTGGCGTCCTTCAGGGCCTGCTGGAAGCGAGGTTCACTCTGAAGCTGCTTATCCAGCGACTGGATGGCCTCCTCTGCCTCTTGGCTCCAGCCTGGCTCTGGATGAGAGGGAGGGTGATGATGAATAAAACGGAAACAAGGCTTTACAGATCACAAAAGGGTAAACTTGAAGCGACAATCGGAAACTGTGAGTCATCCGCCATATGTACGTAGCTCCAGGACATAGGagggcattgtgtgtgtgtgtgtgtctttttatcGGTCTTACCCTCTGAGGAGCTGCCAGGAGAGTCTGGCCTGTTAGAGAGATTAGCCATCCGCTGTAGGGCCAAAACAGCCTTGCCAGCTTTCTAGAAGTTTAAAAGGACAAATAGCACTGGATGACAAACTACACTCATAACCAAGCTTAAGGTCTATAGCGGACAATGGATTGAAAGGTCATCATAGAGAAGTACTGATAAGAAAAATGCTTCATCTGTCCAATGCTGTGCTGATGGCATTATAGTCATTTTTCAGTTACCTTCCACTTGCGCTTGGCCAGAAAGCGTTTAATCTTCCCCTTATTGAGTGTCTTGGTGGGTCTGCGGCTCAGCACGGTAAAAGAGGCCATCCAGGGGTGGGCGAGGGCCTCGGTACAGGACAACCTGCATCTAGAGAGCGCAGGTGGATTGAGAGGGAGAAGCAAAGGCTGTCAAATGCCAGCAGTCTCCCCCATGGATTATCTGCTGCATAAAATAAAATCGTGGCTTCCTCTGACTCATATTCAGAGCTCGCTAAATGGTTTACCATGCAAATTACTCTGCAAATGGTTTGAAATGTCACACAGAATATTTTGCTCATAACTGCTGTGCTGTGATATTATCAACTGGAGAGATTACTCTTATAGCTGCTTCACATAGGTACCGAGCTTCAAGCTTTTCTTATTGCATCACATAGAGGTACTTAAATCCAAGCAGTTTGTGACCACACTTATTGTATACTGTAGGCAGCCATGGTGAGAATTTGCCATAATGGTCCATATcataaaaagagaagaaaacaaaacaaaacaaacctccGGTCTTTCTTCAGCATGGAGTTGATGAAGTCTTTAGCTTCATCAGAGATGTCCTCAAAACTCTCCTGGTCAAACTCAAAGCAAGCAGCAGTCACGAGAGCCAAAGTCTCAGCGTCGTTGTTCCCCTGGAAGGGTGATTCTCCACTGAGCCTATAGGACACGAAACAATTTAACAATGAATGAAACATTTCAATGGTTAATCTATTGTCATTGTACAACACAGGATTGCACAATTAAATGCAGTTGTAGTCTCTTTATGCTACATAAGAAGAAACAAGACTGTTTTATGGAAGAGTGTGGAGGATGAGTTGAAGAGTCTCACAACCTGATACAGCAGCAGATGAACAGGCTGGGGCGGGTATTGTCTTTTGCGCAGGCACCTCAACTCACCAATATCTAGGGCtacacaattaatcaattttatCGTAATATGACGTACTGCAATTTTCCAAATCGCAGGATGAGAAggaaatcgcaatatttgttaaatgtGAAAAGTGTTTCAAAATACCAATTTAAATTGAATattgtcctggcctacacatcaaagtctacagatttaagaaaacatctttgtttgataaagatccctgaaaaaaaaat
The genomic region above belongs to Sebastes fasciatus isolate fSebFas1 chromosome 20, fSebFas1.pri, whole genome shotgun sequence and contains:
- the coasy gene encoding bifunctional coenzyme A synthase, which translates into the protein MSMFSTGILVLTSPLHTLPLRIAPVLSSAAQLVERTLYVHLHPGLNLGSESQSRPVFIPPVVDLSTFIARLYSNATDVCGHLDVRVLLTNVRAPSATSSGIPNCPFPTPQFLSHSPEVVLTDFPLQDPGQAHQVTKRLQRYMGHCYVCSPALPSVLLHPQLMRLLEEEEELEEPEERAEPLETYGDVVVGGTFDRLHGAHKTLLNISCLLANRRFLIGVCDQAMLKRKVLKELVEPYSLRVQRLQEFLEDIKPSLQVEIVPLDDPFGVSVVDPLLQCIVVSEETRKGGEAVNKKRIENGLPPLVLHEIQLLKDAHHTETEEEKISSSSLRSRLLGTLLTPPNDTSHLAPLPYVIGLTGGSGSGKSSIARQLEALGAVRIDCDKLGHEVYLPGTAAYHRVLEEFGSDLLTEDKTINRRALGRKVFGNQERLKALTDIVWPEIALLVKNRISQARGEGKQVCVLDAAVLLEAGWTDMVHEVWVTVIPEEEAVLRITERDGVTTEDALRRLQSQWSNSKQVGHANVVLSTLWEPEVTRKQVLKAWNLLQKRI